One window of Amaranthus tricolor cultivar Red isolate AtriRed21 chromosome 11, ASM2621246v1, whole genome shotgun sequence genomic DNA carries:
- the LOC130827022 gene encoding 60S ribosomal protein L5, mitochondrial-like: MFPLHFHYEDVSRQDPLLKPNHANVMDVPGLCEIRVVPKAAPSDFIIKNGKLAMEIPCGQKLIRTHRGSVGKSFRSNPFLGSNKDKGYVNDLARQSTLRGPGMFHFLVRISTVMSLLDSLVEIRENSIQFSMETEFCEFSPELEDHFEIFEHIRGFNVTIVTSANTQDETLLPWSGFLQKDEGETQ; this comes from the coding sequence ATGTTTCCCCTCCATTTTCATTACGAAGATGTTTCACGTCAAGATCCGTTGCTCAAACCGAATCACGCCAACGTTATGGACGTTCCTGGATTGTGTGAAATAAGAGTAGTACCAAAGGCAGCACCCTCTGATTTCATAATCAAAAATGGAAAATTGGCTATGGAGATTCCGTGCGGTCAGAAATTGATACGGACACACAGGGGTTCGGTAGGAAAGTCGTTTCGATCCAATCCATTCTTGGGGTCAAATAAAGACAAAGGATATGTCAATGACCTAGCACGACAAAGCACTCTCCGAGGACCTGGAATGTTTCATTTTTTGGTCAGAATCTCGACAGTAATGTCTCTCTTAGATTCTCTGGTGGAAATACGGGAAAACTCCATTCAATTCTCGATGGAAACGGAGTTTTGCGAATTCTCCCCGGAACTAGAAGATCATTTTGAGATCTTCGAACATATTCGAGGGTTCAATGTAACTATTGTCACTTCAGCCAACACACAAGATGAGACTTTACTACCGTGGAGCGGCTTTTTGCAAAAAGATGAGGGAGAAACTCAGTAA
- the LOC130827013 gene encoding cytochrome b encodes MSIRNQRFSVLKQPIFSTLNQHLIDYPTPSNISYWWGFGSLAGICLVIQIVTGVFLAMHYTPHVDLAFNSVEHIMRDVEGGWLLRYMHANGASMFLIVVHLHIFRGLYHASYSSPREFVRCLGVVIFLLMIVTAFIGYVLPWGQMSFWGATVITSLASAIPVVGDSIVTWLWGGFSVDNATLNRFFSLHHLLPFILVGASLLHLAALHQYGSNNPLGVHSEMDKIAFYPYFYVKDLVGWVAFAIFFSFWIFYAPNVLGHPDNYIPANPMPTPPHIVPEWYFLPIYAILRSIPDKAGGVAAIALVFICLLALPFFKSMYVRSSSFRPIYQGLFWLLLADCLLLGWIGCQPVEAPFVTIGQISSFLFFLFFAITPILGRVGRRIPNSYTDETENT; translated from the coding sequence ATGAGTATAAGAAACCAACGATTCTCTGTTCTTAAACAACCCATATTTTCCACACTTAATCAGCATTTGATAGATTATCCAACCCCGAGTAATATTAGTTATTGGTGGGGATTCGGTTCGTTAGCTGGGATTTGTTTAGTCATTCAGATAGTGACTGGTGTTTTTTTAGCTATGCATTATACACCTCATGTGGATCTAGCTTTCAACAGCGTAGAACATATTATGAGAGATGTTGAAGGGGGCTGGTTGCTCCGTTATATGCATGCTAATGGGGCAAGTATGTTTCTCATTGTGGTTCACCTTCATATTTTTCGTGGTCTATATCATGCGAGTTATAGCAGTCCTAGGGAATTTGTTCGGTGTCTCGGAGTTGTAATCTTCTTATTAATGATTGTGACAGCTTTTATAGGATACGTACTACCCTGGGGTCAGATGAGCTTTTGGGGAGCTACAGTAATTACAAGCTTAGCTAGCGCTATACCTGTAGTAGGAGATAGCATAGTGACTTGGCTTTGGGGTGGTTTCTCCGTGGACAATGCCACCTTAAATCGTTTTTTTAGTCTTCATCATTTACTCCCTTTTATTTTAGTAGGCGCCAGTCTTCTTCATCTGGCCGCATTGCATCAATATGGATCAAATAATCCATTAGGTGTACATTCAGAGATGGATAAAATTGCCTTTTAcccttatttttatgtaaaggATCTAGTAGGTTGGGTAGCTTTTGCtatctttttttccttttggatTTTTTATGCTCCTAATGTTTTGGGGCATCCCGACAATTATATACCTGCTAATCCGATGCCCACCCCGCCTCATATTGTGCCGGAATGGTATTTCTTACCCATCTATGCCATTCTTCGTAGTATACCTGACAAAGCGGGAGGTGTAGCCGCAATAGCACTCGTTTTTATATGTCTCTTGGCTTTGCCTTTTTTTAAAAGTATGTATGTACGTAGTTCAAGTTTTCGCCCGATTTACCAAGGACTATTTTGGTTGCTTTTGGCGGATTGCTTACTACTAGGTTGGATCGGATGTCAACCTGTGGAAGCACCCTTTGTTACTATTGgacaaatttcttcttttcttttcttcttgttttttgCCATAACGCCCATTCTGGGACGAGTTGGAAGAAGAATTCCTAATTCTTACACGGATGAGACTGAGAACACCTGA
- the LOC130826593 gene encoding uncharacterized protein LOC130826593 — MKKKLAIYQYGSQFDPSGPTRYSPSDWIYFSVSEESSPSERSTSIGVQKICTSSSTSDSHADSREDLFTQISFELQRRMDEIGMTLPDGVDFNYLEYRGLANLVSEACWLRNLLLELHCPLKRATIVYCDNISAIYLSTNPVQHQRTKHVELDIHFVREKVALG, encoded by the coding sequence ATGAAAAAGAAACTGGCCATTTACCAATATGGATCACAGTTTGATCCAAGCGGTCCCACTCGTTATTCACCCAGCGATTGGATTTATTTTTCCGTTTCGGAGGAATCCTCACCATCCGAACGCAGTACTTCTATAGGGGTCCAAAAAATATGCACAAGTAGTTCCACTTCTGACTCCCATGCTGATTCCCGTGAAGATCTTTTTACCCAGATTTCTTTTGAACTACAACGTCGAATGGATGAGATTGGAATGACACTTCCTGACGGTGTCGATTTCAATTATTTAGAATACCGAGGTCTTGCTAATCTTGTCTCCGAGGCATGTTGGCTCCGAAATCTCTTACTTGAGCTACATTGCCCTCTGAAGCGGGCCACCATAGTTTATTGTGACAATATCAGTGCGATCTATCTCTCTACCAACCCCGTGCAACATCAACGTACCAAACATGTTGAATTAGACATTCATTTTGTGCGTGAAAAGGTCGCATTGGGTTAA